A part of Aegilops tauschii subsp. strangulata cultivar AL8/78 chromosome 2, Aet v6.0, whole genome shotgun sequence genomic DNA contains:
- the LOC109772430 gene encoding protein STRICTOSIDINE SYNTHASE-LIKE 4, with translation MAPGGLLGTAAVAVLLSLAVHVALHCPIQPLPSPPPPARHPPNNLLQGLEKLGEGRLSGPEDVYVDAAAGGTLYTATRDGWLQRMQPNGSWEHWRFVGGTDLLGIAPSADGSMLVCDAHKGLLKVEDGHVTILASTVEGSTIRFADAVIEASDGTVYFSDGSTRFGFGEWFLDYLEARPTGRLLRYDPGTGKASVALDNLAFANGVALSRDEAFVIVCETAGFRCTRLWLKGDKAGQKETFVDNLPGSPDNIHLAPDGSFWIALLQLRSPWMDLITRWTLAKRVVASIPALHEPIKATAKGAMVAQVSEDGEIIRVLDDSQGKVIHFITSVTEFDGHLFLGSLSTNFVGKLSLAKVPHVHAAVSS, from the exons ATGGCGCCGGGTGGTCTCTTGGGCACGGCGGCCGTGGCCGTGCTCTTGTCGCTGGCGGTACACGTCGCGCTCCACTGCCCCATCCAGCCgctcccgtcgccgccgccgcccgcgcggcACCCTCCCAATAACCTCCTCCAG GGGCTGGAGAAGCTCGGGGAAGGGCGGCTGAGCGGGCCGGAGGACGTATACGTCgacgcggcggcgggcgggacgCTGTACACGGCGACGAGGGACGGGTGGCTGCAGAGGATGCAGCCCAACGGGTCGTGGGAGCACTGGCGGTTCGTCGGCGGCACGGACCTGCTCGGCATCGCGCCCTCCGCCGACGGCAGCATGCTCGTCTGCGACGCTCACAAG GGATTACTGAAAGTCGAGGACGGTCACGTGACCATTCTCGCATCCACGGTCGAAGGCTCCACGATCAG GTTTGCCGACGCGGTGATCGAGGCATCCGACGGCACGGTCTACTTCAGCGACGGGAGCACCAGGTTCGGCTTCGGCGAGTGGTTCCTCGACTACCTCGAGGCCCGCCCCACCGGCCGGCTCCTCAGGTACGACCCCGGCACCGGCAAGGCCTCCGTCGCGCTCGACAACCTCGCCTTCGCCAACGGCGTCGCCCTGTCGCGGGACGAGGCCTTCGTCATCGTCTGCGAGACAGCGGG GTTCAGATGCACGAGGCTGTGGCTGAAAGGGGACAAGGCTGGACAGAAGGAGACCTTCGTCGACAACCTTCCGGGGTCTCCGGATAACATCCATCTAGCACCAGACGGCTCCTTCTGGATCGCCCTTCTCCAG CTAAGGTCGCCATGGATGGACCTGATCACCCGCTGGACCTTGGCCAAGAGAGTCGTCGCGTCGATCCCGGCGCTTCACGAACCCATCAAGGCAACGGCGAAGGGAGCGATGGTGGCCCAAGTGTCGGAGGACGGTGAGATCATCCGTGTGCTCGACGACTCCCAAGGGAAGGTGATCCACTTCATCACTTCCGTGACGGAGTTCGATGGGCATCTGTTCTTGGGAAGCCTTTCCACGAACTTCGTGGGGAAGCTGTCTCTGGCGAAGGTGCCACATGTGCATGCGGCAGTTTCATCCTAG
- the LOC109772429 gene encoding uncharacterized protein: MEAEVQAREEQEEEEEEVACECCGFTEECTAPYIAGVRARYGGRWICGLCGDAVAEEMCRASPPVSPAEALDRHACVCGEGRRASAPPSPGDELIAALRLLLRRRLGSPSPPRLVRSTPSSPRRDAVAPAAAAGAGPGAGGPLARTESCFAALVE, from the coding sequence ATGGAGGCGGAGGTGCAAGCGCGCGAGGagcaagaggaggaggaggaggaggtggcgtgCGAGTGCTGCGGCTTCACGGAGGAGTGCACGGCCCCGTACATCGCCGGCGTGCGCGCGCGGTACGGCGGGAGATGGATCTGCGGGCTCTGCGGGGACGCCGTGGCCGAGGAGATGTGCAGGGCCTCGCCGCCGGTGTCGCCCGCGGAGGCGCTGGACCGCCACGCCTGCGTGTGCGGCGAGGGGCGCCGCGCGTCCGCGCCGCCTTCTCCGGGCGACGAGCTCATCGCGGCCCTGCGGCTCCTGCTCCGCCGCAGGCTgggctcgccgtcgccgccgaggCTGGTCCGCTCCACGCCGAGCAGCCCGAGGCGcgacgccgtcgcccccgccgcggCCGCGGGCGCCGGCCCCGGCGCCGGCGGCCCGCTCGCGCGCACCGAGAGCTGCTTCGCCGCGCTCGTGGAGTAG